ACGATACTTACACGGGTACGAGTGTTGTGTTTCCGCTTCGCATGCAATCCACACTGTTCAGTCATTTCAACGTCAATCCGGCCATTACTTTTGTTCAGTCGTTGCATCCGAATGCCGGAAACAGTGACTTTTCAACAACTATTTTCTCAGTTGATTCCAGTACAAGGGTTTATGGTATTCTTGATACCGGGTTTCTTGACCCTATTCTTTCTCTCAAGGCGTTACGTCATACCTTTATTCCCACGATCAGCTATGTGTGGAATCCTGCATTTTCCGGCAGCGGGTATAATTCCAGCTCTCATACCTATGACTGGCCATACCAGAGGACTTTTGACCCCGGTCTGCCTGAGGGGCAGAGTACAGTTGGCCTTACGTTGAAAAATCTTTTTCATGGCAAGTTCGGGGACTCCCGGTCTCTTCTGGAGGCTGATTCTCCAGTTGGTGATCACACGACGCAATTACTTTCGTTGAGCGTTTCGACCGGGTACAACTTTGCTGCTGATGCTCTTCAGTTTGCGCCATTGACCATTCTTGCGTCAAGTAACGCCCTCTCGGATAATTTGCTGTTCAGTGCAGGTTCCATGTATGATTTTTACAGTTATGATCCGGTGACCGGGGCAAGGGTTAACCGTTTCAACAGTGAGGAGGGTAACGGATTGCTGCGTTTCGTCAGGGGGTTTCTCGACATGAGTCTGAGCATTCAGGGCAGTAACCAGGCTGCGTCAACCATTTTGCCATCCCGGTCACCAGTTTTTATGAATACCCTTCAGACCTATTTCAATACAGGTAATCTCAGCAGTATCGATTATAATCTGCCCTGGCAGCTTCGTTTTTCACTTTTTCTGCAGGCTGACAGGAGCAATCCTGTTGAGCCAGAGAGCATCTCACTGTTCAATGCAGCAGCACAGGCAGCATTGTCAAAAAACTGGCAGATTGCCATGAATACCGGGTATGATTTTCAAAACGGGGAGTTGGTTTTACCCATGTTCCAGATTTCCCGTAATCTTCATTGCTGGCAAATGAGTGTTCAGTGGGTTCCTTTCGGCCAATTCCAGAGCTATGCTGTCGAAATTGGCCTGAAGGTTCCAGAGTCGAAAGATATTCACGTCAGACAGAGAACGGCGGAGTAACTTTTTTCCGCAGAGAGAGAGCCAAAGAGTTACTCAAGAAGGTCAAGTATCCGTGCCAGTCGCTTGTTAAACGCTTCATGGGCATCATGGTGGATACAATGTGATGCTTTCGGAATGATGAATGCTCCAGCCTGTGGCAGAAGTTGCTGAAATTCAGGGATGATTTTATGTGGCGGGAGTGCAACATCTTCCGCTCCCCAAACAAGATAGGCTGGGCCGTTGTAGTTGCAGGGTTTTGCAAGGTGGTCGAGCCTGAAATCAAGCGGTCTTTTTGACGGCGAAAGGTAAGAGAATTGAGCCCCCTTGTCCTGAAGGGGTCGGGTAAACTGGTTTATCAGTTTTTCATCAACCTTGTTTTGGTTAAAGTACGTTGGTGTAAGGCTTTGACCAACGGCAACCGGGTTCGCAAAAGCAGCAAGAAGCATCTCTCCAATGAGCGGGGAGGCGACAAGTCCAAAAAAGAGAGAGCTCATGCCATCCATCGTGTCGGCAAAAAGGCCGGAAGGGTTGACAAGAATAAGCGCCTTGACTTTTTCTGGCTTGTGGTGAGCAAAATAGACTCCGCTCGCAGCGCCCATCGAGTGGCCAACAATAATGATCGAATCAAGTTTTTTTAAGAAGAGAAAGGTCTCGATCTGTGAAGCGAAGAGTTCCAGACAGTAACGTACATTGGGTTTCTGTGACTTGCCGAAACCAATCAAATCCATGGCATAGATTTTGTGATTACGGTCAAATTCAGGGATATTCAGATCCCAGTGTTCAATCATCCCTCCGTACCCATGAAGAAAAAGAATAGGGGTTTTTCCCTCGCTATCTTCTCCATACTCCTGGTATCGGATTTTTGCCTCCTGCTCAGGGGAGAATTGCCAGAGAAAATATTGATCTTTTACGGTGCTCTTCATGGTAATAATCAAGTGATTGAAATGATGCCGTCTGGTGCTTAAAGGTAATATAGTTTTTTAAGGCAAGAGAAAAGATATTAGGTTTCTACGGAAAATAGGGTTAAAATAATCCTGTTTAATATAAATTGAATGCTATGCTTCAGGTTTCCAGGAAATTTGAATATGGACTTCATGCGGTTACCTATCTGGCAACAAAGGGTGTGGGTAGGGTTGTGACCGTAAAGGAGATGGCCGATGAGATCGGCTTTTCACAGGAGTTCCTTTCCAAGGCTATGCAAAGTCTCAAACGGGCAGGTATCGCCACCTCTGTGCAGGGCGTAAAAGGAGGTTATACCCTTGGCAAGACGATGGATGAAATTACTGTTGCCGATATTGCGATTGCCATTGAAGGGAAGCCGCATCTGGTTCGCTGTGGTGTGACTCCGGATAGCTGTGAAATTTTTTCCTCCTGTCATCACCGCGGTTATCTGAATAACCTGCAGTACAAGATACAGGAGCTTCTGACTGCGACTACCTTGCACTCTCTTCTTGATGAGATCAAGCCGTGAGCATCCAGATCCAAAAAGTTTTTTCCTGAGCTTGAAGCTTCATTTCTTATCTTCCGGGTCAGTGTTCCCCTTTTTGCGGGTTTTCCAGTTCGACCATTACTGAAACAAGATGATATTGCAATATGACCACTCATAGGCTCAATTATTCAGCAGCGGCTGAAACGAGTCTGCCGGATATCGTTCTCAAAGGCATTAATACCCATAATCTCCGCAATATTTCGGTTTGTATTCCGCGGAATCGTTTTGTTGTGCTGACTGGTGTCAGCGGATCGGGCAAATCAAGCCTTGCCTTCGATACTCTTTATGCGGAAGGTCACCGTCGTTATGTGGAATCCCTGTCAGCCTATGTGCGTCAGTTTCTTGAACGTATGCCTCGTCCGGATATTGCAAGTGTTGAAGGAATTGCTCCGGCAATAGCTATTGAGCAGAAACCCATTCCGAAAAATCCTCGCTCTACTGTTGGTACGGTGTCGGAGATCTATGACTATCTCCGCCTGCTTTATGCCCGCATCGGCAAAATTTATTCTCGTGATACCAACGAACTTGTTTTAAAGCATACTCCCGATGATGTGAGTCTGCAGGCTGGATTTTTTGAGGAGGGCACGAAATTTTATGCCGGTTTTTTTTTCCCGGCTCATCAGGATGCAGGGCACCATACTTGTCCGGTCCAGGATGAAATAGCAAATCTTCTGAAAAAAGGCTTTTTTCGTGTGGTTGCAGGGGAGGAGATGCTTGATCTCAACCAGGAATCGGCCTGCAAGCGGGTGCTTGAGATGCCGAATTCCGAACGTTCATCTCTTCTTGTACTCGTCGATCGTTTTGTGGCGCGGCATGACGAGAAAGTATTTGGCCGTATTTCACAGGCTGCCGAGAGCTGTTTCAATGAATCCGGAGGGTATGCTGTCCTGAAGGTTGTTGGAGGAAAAACCTTCATTTTCAGTGATCGGCTTGAACTGAACGGGATTGAATATCAGGAGCCCTCTCCCCAGCTTTTTGCCTTTAATTCCCCGATTGGTGCCTGCACAACCTGCCAGGGGTTTGGACGTATTGCCGGTATTGATGAGGATGCAGTGGTGCCAAACAAATCACTTTCGCTTGAAGAGGGTGCCATTGCCTGCTGGAATTCGGAAAAGTATCGCTGGAATCTCAGGGATCTTCTTGACTGTGCGGATGATCTTGGTATCCCGATTGATGTGCCGTATGAAAAGCTCTCATACGAGCAGAAGGAGATTATCTGGAAGGGTACTGCGGATGAACGGTATACGGGGATCTGGCCCTTTTTTGCTGAAATTGAGAAGGATGCCGGTTATAAAATGCACTACCGGGTCTTTTTGAGCCGTTATCGGGGCTATGCGACCTGTCCTGATTGCGAAGGGAGCCGCCTGAATCCTGATGCAAGGCTTGTCAGGGTTTCGGGCCGTCATATCGGTGAGGTTTCGCGCATGAATATTGCGGATGCCTCCGATTTCTTCCGGAATCTCAATATTTCACCCTTCGACCGCAAGGTGGCTGAGGTTATCTTGCAGGAAATTATCAAGCGCCTTGGTTATCTGCTTGATGTCGGATTGAACTATCTCACCCTTGATCGTCTGACTCATACCTTGAGTGGCGGTGAGTTTCAGCGTATCAATCTTTCAACATCCCTTGGTTCTCCGCTTGTTGGAGCAATCTATATTCTTGACGAACCGAGCATAGGGCTGCACCAGAGTGATTCTGCACGGTTGATCACGCTGCTCAGAAAGTTGCGTGACTTGGGTAATACCGTTGTTGTTGTTGAGCATGACCGCGAAATTATTGAGGCTGCCGACGAAGTTATTGACCTTGGCCCCTATGCAGGTCGTCTTGGCGGTGAGGTGGTTTTTCATGGCTCAATAGCGGCCATGAAGGAGTCTGGCACCTCTTTGACCGCCCAGTACCTCAACGGCAAGAGGCAGATTGTGGTGCCAGTGGTTCGCAGAAAGGTGGATTTCAGCTCCTGCATTGAAATCACCGGCGCCATGCAGAACAATCTGAAAAATATTAATGTTCGTTTTCCTCTTGGCGTCATGACCTGTGTGACCGGTGTGAGTGGTTCAGGCAAGTCCACTCTGGTTAATGATATTCTCAACAAGGGGATTATGAAGGAAAAGGTTGGATTGAAGGAGAAGGTGGGCACGCACCGCTCAATTTCGGGAGCATGGCTGGTCGATCGGGTTGAGCATGTTGACCAGTCACCCATTGGGAAATCAAGCCGCAGTAACCCCGTTACCTACCTGAAGATATTTGACGATATCCGCACCCTTTTTGCCCAGACAAAGGATGCCCGTGAGAGGGGGCTGAAGGCTGGGTATTTTTCCTTCAATATCCCTGGAGGACGTTGCGAAACTTGTGCAGGAGAGGGCAGTGTTCACATTGAGATGCAGTTTCTTGCCGATATAGAGGCTGTTTGTGAGGATTGCAGTGGTCTGCGTTACAAGGCCGAGACCCTCGAAGTGAAGTACAACGGGCTCTCTATTGCAGAGGTGCTTGCCCTCACGGTAGAAGAAGGGATCACTTTTTTCAGCAAAGAGAGGGGAATTGCAAAAAAACTTCTGGTGCTCGATGAAGTAGGGCTTGGCTATATCAAGCTTGGTCAGTCTTCAAGCACTCTATCCGGTGGTGAGGCCCAGCGCCTGAAGCTGGCAAGCTTTATTGCCCATGCGGATGTGGCGCATACCCTTTTTATTTTTGATGAGCCCACAACCGGTCTGCATTTTGAGGATATCAAAAAGTTGATCGGCTGTTTTGAAAAACTTCTCGAACAGCACAACACCCTTGTTGTTATCGAACACAATCCCGACATCATCATGCAGGCCGATTGGGTTATCGACCTTGGCCCGGGAGCTGGTGACAAAGGAGGTGCTCTTGTTGCGGAAGGAACGCCCGAAGAGATTGCTCTCAGAAAGGACTCTTTGACCGGGCGCTATCTCCTGCCTTTGTGTGCGCCTTAACGCAAGCCTTATCAGCCCGTCAACTCCTATCCGGGTCATCCTCAAGTGCTCCGCCATGAAGCCGGATATGTGGAAAGTGCGATGCTGAGGTGCGCTCCACCCAAACCGCCTCTCCTTTGCTGAAATCGCTCTCGTTTTCGGCTACCGAAAGCCTGTTTTTGGCAAGAGCCGATATTTCCTGCAAAAGAGTGGCGAATTGCCGCTCTTCGTCAGTCGCCGTATCATCACGCATTTTCGACTGTATACTGTCAAGTTTTTCTACGGTAACTTTACCGATCGTGCAATAATAGAGTTGCTGGTTCATTGTTATTTATGATAGTTAATAACCTTCCTCTCATGATAAAGAAACTCTTTGGAAGGAAAAGTATTTTTGTTATTATTAAGTGTCCTGTTAGCACTCGACTCTGTTGAGTGCTAACAGCATAAACTCTCTGATTTCAGTCAATAGTATCTTACTATTAAATCTAAAACCCAAACAAGAGAAGACAATGAACTTGAAACCCTTATCTGATCGAGTTATTGTTAAGCCTGCAGCGGCGGAAGAAAAAACCAAAGGTGGCCTTTACATTCCTGATACCGGGAAAGAAAAACCGCAGTATGGTGAAGTTGTTGCTGTAGGAGCAGGTAAAATTGCCGATAATGGCCAGTTGCTTGAAATGCAGGTCAAAGTTGGCAGTAAAGTTTTGTATGGCAAGTATTCCGGTACAGAAGTAAGCGTCGAGGGTGAGGATTATCTCATCATGCGTGAGTCGGACATTTTTGCTATTCTTGGCTGATCTGTGATTAACTTTTTTTAAAAAACTTACAGGAGGAACGCTTTACAATGACTGCTAAAGATATTCTTTTTGACTCTGATGCCAGAGCAAAACTTAAAGTTGGCGTTGACAAACTCGCCAATGCCGTGAAGGTTACCCTTGGACCTGCCGGACGTAATGTACTTATCGATAAAAAATTTGGTG
The DNA window shown above is from Pelodictyon phaeoclathratiforme BU-1 and carries:
- a CDS encoding alpha/beta fold hydrolase; the protein is MKSTVKDQYFLWQFSPEQEAKIRYQEYGEDSEGKTPILFLHGYGGMIEHWDLNIPEFDRNHKIYAMDLIGFGKSQKPNVRYCLELFASQIETFLFLKKLDSIIIVGHSMGAASGVYFAHHKPEKVKALILVNPSGLFADTMDGMSSLFFGLVASPLIGEMLLAAFANPVAVGQSLTPTYFNQNKVDEKLINQFTRPLQDKGAQFSYLSPSKRPLDFRLDHLAKPCNYNGPAYLVWGAEDVALPPHKIIPEFQQLLPQAGAFIIPKASHCIHHDAHEAFNKRLARILDLLE
- a CDS encoding RrF2 family transcriptional regulator, translated to MLQVSRKFEYGLHAVTYLATKGVGRVVTVKEMADEIGFSQEFLSKAMQSLKRAGIATSVQGVKGGYTLGKTMDEITVADIAIAIEGKPHLVRCGVTPDSCEIFSSCHHRGYLNNLQYKIQELLTATTLHSLLDEIKP
- the uvrA gene encoding excinuclease ABC subunit UvrA, translated to MTTHRLNYSAAAETSLPDIVLKGINTHNLRNISVCIPRNRFVVLTGVSGSGKSSLAFDTLYAEGHRRYVESLSAYVRQFLERMPRPDIASVEGIAPAIAIEQKPIPKNPRSTVGTVSEIYDYLRLLYARIGKIYSRDTNELVLKHTPDDVSLQAGFFEEGTKFYAGFFFPAHQDAGHHTCPVQDEIANLLKKGFFRVVAGEEMLDLNQESACKRVLEMPNSERSSLLVLVDRFVARHDEKVFGRISQAAESCFNESGGYAVLKVVGGKTFIFSDRLELNGIEYQEPSPQLFAFNSPIGACTTCQGFGRIAGIDEDAVVPNKSLSLEEGAIACWNSEKYRWNLRDLLDCADDLGIPIDVPYEKLSYEQKEIIWKGTADERYTGIWPFFAEIEKDAGYKMHYRVFLSRYRGYATCPDCEGSRLNPDARLVRVSGRHIGEVSRMNIADASDFFRNLNISPFDRKVAEVILQEIIKRLGYLLDVGLNYLTLDRLTHTLSGGEFQRINLSTSLGSPLVGAIYILDEPSIGLHQSDSARLITLLRKLRDLGNTVVVVEHDREIIEAADEVIDLGPYAGRLGGEVVFHGSIAAMKESGTSLTAQYLNGKRQIVVPVVRRKVDFSSCIEITGAMQNNLKNINVRFPLGVMTCVTGVSGSGKSTLVNDILNKGIMKEKVGLKEKVGTHRSISGAWLVDRVEHVDQSPIGKSSRSNPVTYLKIFDDIRTLFAQTKDARERGLKAGYFSFNIPGGRCETCAGEGSVHIEMQFLADIEAVCEDCSGLRYKAETLEVKYNGLSIAEVLALTVEEGITFFSKERGIAKKLLVLDEVGLGYIKLGQSSSTLSGGEAQRLKLASFIAHADVAHTLFIFDEPTTGLHFEDIKKLIGCFEKLLEQHNTLVVIEHNPDIIMQADWVIDLGPGAGDKGGALVAEGTPEEIALRKDSLTGRYLLPLCAP
- the groES gene encoding co-chaperone GroES — encoded protein: MNLKPLSDRVIVKPAAAEEKTKGGLYIPDTGKEKPQYGEVVAVGAGKIADNGQLLEMQVKVGSKVLYGKYSGTEVSVEGEDYLIMRESDIFAILG